Part of the Fusobacterium sp. IOR10 genome is shown below.
ATCTTCCTTTCTAACAGTTGGATGAATTTGAATTTGATCCATATGAATAAAAGAGATCCCTATTTTTTCACCAATATTAACAATATCACCTGTTATTGATGGAGCGTTAGTGGTAATAAAACCTTTTAATTCTGGACGATATTTTGAAACTAATTTATTATTAGCCCCAAAGCCACCCATAGCTAAAATGACTGCCTTTGAATTTACAGTTAATCTAGTTCCATCTGATTTCATAGCTCGTACTCCTACAACTTTTCCATCTGAAATAATTAAAGATTCCACCTTGGCCTCTGTAATTATTTTTATATTTAATTTTTTACAATGGGCTATTAACTTTTCAACCATAACTGTTCCAATTGGTAATTTCAAACCTTTTGAATCAACAGGTCTGTGAGCTCTTCTTACACTAGCTCCTCCCATTTTTCCAACGTCTGTAAACTTTGCCCCTATAGAATCAAACCATTTTATTGTTTCATTGGAATTTTCCACTAAAGTTCTCACTAAATTTTTATTATTTAATTTGTGTCCACCTATTATAGTATCTTTAAAAAATAATTCTTTTGAATCTTTTATTCCCTCTTCTTTTTGATACTTTGTATTACTAGCATTTATTCCACCTGTTGATCTAGCAGTATTTCCACCTAATATTTTTGATTTTTCTAAAATTATCACATCTTTTCCTAATTCTTTAACCACTGAAGCTGAAACCATTCCAGCTCCACCTCCACCAGCAACTATAACATCTGTATTTAATATCTCATATTTATTTTTTAATAATGTCTCATTTTTTTTAACAATTTCTTCTTCTTTTAATCCAGATTTTTTTAAAGCTTTTTTTAAAGCTTTCTCAAAGGATATGCTTGTATATGTGGCTCCAGCTATTCCATCTACTTTTACACTACCTGTTTTATTAACTTCTTGTACTAAAATTAAAAGAGCTTCCTTTGTTATTATTTCTTCTTTTCCATGAACTAAAGCAGTTATATTTTTTATTTTCTTTTTCTCATCCAATGTTAATTTAACTTCTATTTTACTTTTATAGAGTTTCTCTTCTCCAACATATGTTCCTGGTACATACTCTTTTTTTCCACATGCACTTAAAAATATAGAACATAAAATTAAAATTTTTAATAACTTTTTCACTCTATGTTTCCCCCTCTAAATTTTTCTACCAAACATTTTGTGAACTTGCTCCATATCCACAACTAGTTGAATAATATTTAGCATCAATAGGTTTTCCATTATATAGCATTACCTTTCCATATGTTGATTTTACAGCTTTTATAGTATCTTCATTAGTATCTATTCTATTATAAACTTGGCTATATGTATCATCTCTAACATGGAATCCCTCTTTTTTATATTTTGCTTTTAAATAGTCATTTAAAGCATAAGTTCTTGCAGCTATAGCTTGAGCTTTTAAAGCTTCTAGTCCAAATCCCTTTGGCATTTCACTAGGAACAACTTGAACTAA
Proteins encoded:
- a CDS encoding flavocytochrome c, which encodes MKKLLKILILCSIFLSACGKKEYVPGTYVGEEKLYKSKIEVKLTLDEKKKIKNITALVHGKEEIITKEALLILVQEVNKTGSVKVDGIAGATYTSISFEKALKKALKKSGLKEEEIVKKNETLLKNKYEILNTDVIVAGGGGAGMVSASVVKELGKDVIILEKSKILGGNTARSTGGINASNTKYQKEEGIKDSKELFFKDTIIGGHKLNNKNLVRTLVENSNETIKWFDSIGAKFTDVGKMGGASVRRAHRPVDSKGLKLPIGTVMVEKLIAHCKKLNIKIITEAKVESLIISDGKVVGVRAMKSDGTRLTVNSKAVILAMGGFGANNKLVSKYRPELKGFITTNAPSITGDIVNIGEKIGISFIHMDQIQIHPTVRKEDGVLISESLRGDGGILVNYKGEHFIDELETRDVVSKAEISQKGSFAWLIVDKKMYDKSNVIKGYDEKGYFIKGKNVAELSKSIGTDYNILKKNLKLSNPPYYAVKVSPGIHHTMGGVKINSKAQVIDKNNNVIKGLFAAGEVTGGIHGANRLGGNALADLGTFGRIAGKNGSLSTGVGGEK